One Amorphoplanes digitatis genomic window carries:
- the mraY gene encoding phospho-N-acetylmuramoyl-pentapeptide-transferase, giving the protein MRAVIVAAAVAFIISLFGTPVAIRVFTALKAGQPIRTLGPASHQGKKGTPTMGGVAFIVATVLAYVAGHIALTTLPTEQIAQVQPTMTALVLLGLFVFCGAVGFLDDFLKVRKRHSGGLSAKGKLLGQLLVGGGLGIAALYVPSTNKQTVASEHISFIRDISFLDVGKVGSVLIFVFVIMAMSNGVNLTDGLDGLATGASILVLGAYSLIGFWQYRHWCGDDTYARTADYCYQVRDPLEVALIAAAAAGACVGFLWWNTSPARIFMGDTGALGLGGLIGGLAMATRTTLLSIIIGGLFVIITMSVVIQIISFKTTGKRVFRMSPLQHHFELAGWSEVNIVVRFWIVAGICTAIGLGLFYSDFLAVMG; this is encoded by the coding sequence GTGAGGGCAGTCATCGTCGCGGCCGCGGTCGCGTTCATCATCTCGCTGTTCGGCACCCCGGTCGCCATCCGCGTGTTCACCGCGCTGAAGGCCGGGCAGCCGATCCGCACGCTCGGTCCCGCCTCCCACCAGGGCAAGAAGGGTACGCCGACGATGGGCGGCGTGGCGTTCATCGTCGCGACCGTCCTGGCGTACGTCGCCGGGCACATCGCCCTGACCACGCTGCCGACCGAGCAGATCGCCCAGGTGCAGCCGACGATGACGGCGCTGGTCCTGCTCGGGCTCTTCGTCTTCTGCGGCGCGGTCGGCTTCCTCGACGACTTCCTCAAGGTCCGCAAGCGCCACTCCGGCGGCCTGAGCGCGAAGGGCAAGCTGCTCGGCCAGCTACTGGTCGGCGGCGGCCTGGGCATCGCCGCCCTGTACGTGCCGAGCACCAACAAGCAGACCGTGGCGAGCGAGCACATCTCGTTCATCCGCGACATCAGCTTCCTCGACGTCGGCAAGGTCGGCTCGGTGCTGATCTTCGTCTTCGTCATCATGGCGATGTCCAACGGCGTCAACCTGACCGACGGCCTCGACGGGCTGGCGACCGGCGCCTCGATCCTGGTGCTCGGCGCCTACTCGCTGATCGGCTTCTGGCAGTACCGGCACTGGTGCGGTGACGACACCTACGCCAGGACCGCGGACTACTGCTACCAGGTGCGCGATCCGCTCGAGGTGGCGCTGATCGCGGCCGCGGCGGCCGGCGCCTGCGTCGGCTTCCTCTGGTGGAACACGTCGCCGGCCCGGATCTTCATGGGCGACACCGGCGCGCTGGGCCTCGGCGGCCTGATCGGCGGCCTCGCCATGGCGACCCGCACGACGCTGCTGTCGATCATCATCGGCGGCCTGTTCGTCATCATCACGATGTCGGTGGTCATTCAGATCATCTCGTTCAAGACCACCGGCAAGCGGGTCTTCCGGATGTCGCCGCTGCAACACCACTTCGAGCTGGCGGGCTGGAGCGAGGTCAACATCGTGGTCCGGTTCTGGATCGTCGCCGGCATCTGCACCGCCATCGGCCTCGGCCTGTTCTACAGCGACTTCCTCGCGGTGATGGGATAG
- a CDS encoding UDP-N-acetylmuramoyl-tripeptide--D-alanyl-D-alanine ligase, translated as MIRMTLDEIAAITGGRLVNADPAAVVTGPVEYDNRALLPGGLFVAFAGEKVDGHDFAGAAIEAGAAGVLGTRDTGRPGIVVEDPLRALAALASVVVSRLPELTIVGLTGSSGKTTTKDYIGQLLGRLGETVAPAGSLNNELGFPYTVLKATTATRFLVLEMGARGIGHIRYLTDMAGPRIGVVLNVGAAHIGEFGSVEGTARAKGELVEALSEDGVAVLNADDPLVAAMAARTSARVVSVGEAAEATVRAVDVTLDDRGRAAYTLVTPAGSAPVRLAVTGRHQVGNTLAAAAVALEAGMAPAAVAAALGEVGIVSGRRMDVFDRADGVTVIDDSYNANPSSTAAALHALAALGQGRRTVAVLGYMAELGEHDAAGHQEVGRLAAVLGVDRLIAVAGNAAPILAGAATEPAWKGEAVLAADQAEAVAVLRADLRPGDVVLVKGSRYRTWEVADALRADAAGEEVGP; from the coding sequence TTGATCCGCATGACTTTGGACGAGATCGCCGCGATCACCGGCGGGCGGCTCGTCAACGCCGACCCGGCCGCGGTGGTCACCGGGCCGGTCGAGTACGACAACCGTGCGCTGCTACCCGGCGGGCTCTTCGTGGCGTTCGCCGGCGAGAAGGTGGACGGGCACGACTTCGCCGGCGCCGCGATCGAGGCCGGCGCGGCCGGGGTGCTCGGCACCCGGGACACGGGCCGGCCCGGCATCGTCGTCGAGGATCCGCTGCGCGCGCTGGCCGCGCTGGCGAGCGTGGTGGTGAGCCGGCTGCCGGAGCTGACCATCGTCGGGCTGACCGGCTCGTCCGGCAAGACCACGACAAAGGACTACATCGGGCAGCTGCTCGGCCGCCTCGGCGAGACCGTCGCGCCGGCCGGATCGCTCAACAACGAGCTCGGCTTCCCCTACACGGTGCTGAAGGCGACCACCGCGACCCGGTTCCTGGTGCTCGAGATGGGCGCCCGCGGGATCGGGCACATCCGCTACCTCACCGACATGGCCGGGCCGCGGATCGGCGTGGTGCTCAACGTCGGCGCCGCGCACATCGGCGAGTTCGGCTCGGTCGAGGGCACCGCGCGGGCCAAGGGTGAGCTGGTCGAGGCGCTGAGCGAGGACGGCGTCGCGGTGCTCAACGCCGACGACCCGCTGGTCGCCGCGATGGCCGCACGCACATCGGCCCGGGTCGTGTCGGTGGGCGAGGCGGCCGAGGCAACGGTGCGGGCCGTCGACGTGACGCTGGACGATCGCGGGCGGGCGGCGTACACGCTTGTCACGCCCGCCGGGTCGGCGCCGGTGCGGCTGGCGGTGACCGGCCGCCACCAGGTCGGCAACACCCTCGCCGCCGCGGCCGTCGCGCTCGAGGCCGGGATGGCGCCCGCCGCCGTCGCCGCCGCGCTCGGCGAGGTCGGCATCGTCTCCGGCCGCCGGATGGACGTCTTCGACCGGGCCGACGGCGTGACGGTCATCGACGACTCCTACAACGCGAACCCGTCGTCGACCGCCGCGGCGCTGCACGCGCTCGCGGCGCTGGGGCAGGGGCGGCGCACCGTCGCCGTGCTCGGCTACATGGCCGAGCTCGGCGAGCACGACGCCGCCGGCCACCAGGAGGTCGGCCGGCTCGCGGCCGTGCTCGGCGTCGACCGGCTGATCGCGGTCGCCGGCAACGCCGCCCCGATCCTCGCCGGCGCGGCAACGGAGCCCGCCTGGAAGGGCGAGGCCGTGCTCGCGGCCGATCAGGCCGAGGCCGTCGCGGTGCTGCGGGCCGACCTGCGGCCGGGCGACGTGGTGCTGGTCAAGGGTTCGCGGTACCGCACGTGGGAAGTGGCCGACGCGCTCCGCGCGGATGCGGCCGGCGAGGAGGTAGGCCCGTGA
- a CDS encoding UDP-N-acetylmuramoyl-L-alanyl-D-glutamate--2,6-diaminopimelate ligase, which yields MSGIPRPQTVRPRGLADLAALIGARLTGGDVEVTGVTHASNEVRPGDLYAALPGARRHGAEFVAAAAEAGAVAVLTDPAGRDAAVAAGLPVLVADDPREVLGVAASRIYGDPTERLTVIGLTGTAGKTSTAYLVESGLRAAGLTTGLIGTVETRLGDLVVRSVRTTPEATDLHAILAAALERGVTAVVMEVSSHALAMGRVGGVRFAVGGYTNFGLDHLDFHADAEDYFAAKAKLFDGRCRAEVLNADEPALAPLRRPATLTYSAAGDRSATWSASDIAGDAFGQTFTAHGPGGAVRAGVALPGRHNVANALLALASLTAAGIDPQVAADGIAACKGVPGRLERVDSPGEVFGVVDYAHKPDAIVAALAALRELATARHGRLICVIGAGGDRDTGKRPLMGAAAARGSDLVIVTDDNPRTEDPAGIRAAVRQGAEGAGGPAKIIEVAGRRAAIDEAVRLAGPGDVVAVLGKGHERGQEVNGQVLPFDDRIELTAALAARPDGAA from the coding sequence GTGTCCGGCATTCCCCGTCCCCAGACCGTCCGTCCCCGCGGACTGGCCGACCTCGCAGCCCTGATCGGTGCTCGGCTGACCGGCGGGGACGTCGAGGTCACCGGCGTGACCCACGCCAGCAATGAGGTCCGCCCCGGCGATCTCTACGCCGCGCTGCCGGGCGCCCGGCGCCACGGCGCCGAGTTCGTCGCGGCCGCCGCCGAGGCGGGCGCGGTCGCCGTGCTGACCGACCCCGCCGGCCGCGACGCCGCCGTCGCCGCCGGGCTGCCGGTGCTCGTCGCCGACGACCCCCGCGAGGTGCTCGGCGTGGCCGCCTCGCGGATCTACGGCGACCCCACGGAGCGGCTCACCGTCATCGGCCTCACCGGTACGGCGGGCAAGACCTCGACGGCGTACCTGGTCGAGTCGGGGCTGCGGGCCGCCGGGCTGACCACCGGCCTGATCGGCACGGTCGAGACCCGCCTCGGCGACCTGGTCGTGCGGAGCGTGCGGACCACGCCCGAGGCCACCGACCTGCACGCGATCCTGGCCGCCGCGCTCGAGCGCGGTGTCACCGCGGTCGTGATGGAGGTGTCCAGCCACGCGCTGGCAATGGGCCGCGTCGGCGGTGTCCGCTTCGCCGTCGGCGGCTACACCAACTTCGGCCTCGACCACCTCGACTTCCACGCCGACGCCGAGGACTACTTCGCGGCCAAGGCGAAGCTCTTCGACGGCCGCTGCCGCGCCGAGGTGCTCAACGCCGACGAGCCGGCGCTCGCGCCGCTGCGCCGGCCCGCCACCCTCACCTACTCCGCGGCCGGCGACCGGTCCGCGACCTGGTCGGCGAGCGACATCGCCGGCGACGCCTTCGGACAGACCTTCACCGCGCACGGCCCCGGCGGCGCCGTGCGTGCGGGCGTGGCGCTGCCCGGCCGGCACAACGTCGCCAACGCGCTGCTCGCCCTCGCCTCGCTGACGGCCGCCGGCATCGACCCGCAGGTCGCCGCCGACGGCATCGCCGCCTGCAAGGGCGTGCCGGGCCGGCTCGAGCGGGTCGACTCGCCGGGCGAGGTGTTCGGCGTCGTCGACTACGCGCACAAGCCGGACGCGATCGTCGCCGCCCTCGCCGCGCTGCGCGAGCTGGCCACGGCCCGCCATGGCCGCCTGATCTGCGTCATCGGCGCGGGCGGCGACCGCGACACGGGCAAGCGCCCGCTGATGGGTGCGGCCGCGGCCCGCGGCAGCGACCTGGTCATCGTCACCGACGACAACCCGCGCACCGAGGACCCGGCCGGGATCCGCGCGGCGGTCCGGCAGGGCGCCGAGGGCGCCGGCGGACCGGCGAAGATCATCGAGGTGGCGGGCCGCCGTGCCGCCATCGACGAGGCGGTACGGCTGGCCGGCCCCGGTGACGTCGTCGCCGTGCTGGGCAAGGGACACGAGCGTGGCCAGGAGGTGAACGGCCAGGTGCTGCCGTTCGACGACCGGATCGAGCTGACCGCGGCGCTGGCCGCACGCCCGGACGGTGCCGCTTGA